The sequence below is a genomic window from Homalodisca vitripennis isolate AUS2020 unplaced genomic scaffold, UT_GWSS_2.1 ScUCBcl_1628;HRSCAF=5497, whole genome shotgun sequence.
ataactcattgtaaaaatattcattcacaCACATTTTCCATATAATCATTAATacaacacatacatacatatatacaattataacaataaaataatatttataatacagctACTACGAATATTGAAACTATAAGAAATCGAACAAATTACATAACAATAACCCTGCTGGGCACATTTGTGctactacaactttaatttactcaTACAGGAATCTCTAGCAGTTGTTTTAATCTCTGTTATACTAAAATAGccaatttttaagtcttttttaccgaatctatttaaatttttagtaagtttttaataCTCTCGGTcggtaatttattaattaatcctAGGGGCAACAAAAAATTATTGGATATTCGGTAAAAAAGGGTGTTATATACAAGGTATGTGGGGACAAAAAATGCTTTCCTATTCCTAAGTCTAtgcttgtttgttttattattcgcGTTGGGCTTGCTTACAATTTCTGGTATAGTAaagtttcattacattgtagacACAACAAGTACTGCTAATGGACCAGATATTTTTACATGTTCAAAAAGAGGACGTGAAAActcagttaaattttttttaatggttattaatcttttgaattgtttttgcagaatgtataatggcttaatgtttgaaaaaaattatgtccCTCACgacaaaaaactattccatattCTAATCTACTCTTGGCACCAAAGCAAAATATAACTTTCGTAACAATTGTATCATTACACATTTCtcgtataaaattaatgtatctcaaaatattgtttaaagtgttttttaatttattgatatggTATTTTCCAGTTTATTCTTTCGCTCAAGATTAATTTCCTCTAAACACTTAATGTATTCCGCTCTTTCCACAACAGCTACATTTACCCCCGTCCCACAAACTCCCTGTTAAAATAAGGACAGTTAGCACACttataattcagtttaaaatactacaaaaaataatgtgTCCTTCTGTTAACCAATTTAAGAATTTCTACGTAAACTTGGTTTTTTTTCCTTCCTCTGCACTTAATAGCAATATTATTATTGGTGTAAACCACCAATTGAATTTGCCTTTAAGATCGTTTTGCATTGACGATTGAACCTGATCCCAACTTTCTACCAACATAGCAACGGGGCAAGAGTCATCGGCAAATGATGTAACTTTTTCCTTGAAAATCTGGCATTACatagatcatatatatatatattttgaaaagggtATGCTCCCAGAACAGAGACCTGAGGAACCCCTTGCTTTAATTTGTACCCATTTTCAATGAAGTACGAAGTTATTTTAACACACAGTTTTTCTTTCTGTTAGTAATATAAACTCCTAAACCATTTAAGTACTAAACACCCCTTTTTATTCccacttttatacaatttgtctAACAGAATACCCATGATCCAACCAGAGTGTCGAAAGCCTTTCTATATatctaaaaacaaataacaacccACCTTGGACAGATTTGTTTTTCATGATTCCATTATAGAgtatcagttattaaaatttgACCACAGCACTTTTCAGTATTCATCACCATTccctgaaaccaaattgattcATGCTTAAAgaaattgtttgttttctaaaAACTTCAACCAATCTTTGCGTTCATAATCTTTTTCGTATACTTTAGAAAAAACATGAAAGCAAAGATTATAGGCTATGAAAGTTATGCATTTTTTATTCGTGGGCCTTGTTTTGTATATGGGTATTATGACTAACTATGCAGTTTTCAGCTGACGATCACGGATAAACACCCCCAGTTcctgaaaaacttttaaatttaaattaaataaagttagaatttgtaatatattacaatataaaacctgttttaataaaCCAAGAACTAATTCCATCCATTCCTGgagtactgtattattttttaggaGATTTTAATTACACTTTCAACAATTCTGTGGTAAAGACGGGATAgattaaactatttgaaaatcTCAGTTAGGTTGGTTACCGGAATATATAGTCTTTCAATATCATGCGAAAAAAAGAGAACCCAATAGGCGGAGTTATTTTGGCTAAATCGAGATTGTTCTACTATATTGAGGAAAAACTATTGAATTATAATTCTGTTTGCCACTATTCTATATACAGTCATTGTTCAATCCTATCGCCCACTCTCCAAACGACTACCTATTctctattattttctttcttttgtccAGGTCATCTTCATTAACAACTGATTCACACAGTAGCTCTGTAGAAATTACCCTTATACAATTGtatccaaatttattaaaataatatgtcgGTTTTTTTTCCACTGTTTTCTATATTTCCTTTTGCCAAATTTACATTCCTCAAATCTTAAgtgcaaattatttatttaatttttcgatGAACTACGGGtggtctttttaaaattgtaatttcaagtgaaattgtaaatattcctTCTCTTATTATTTTGGAAGCAGTAGTGATTCATTTATACCAAGGCTTAAGTCTGTCCTTATTCACTTCAGTTCTTGACTTCTGTTATAGGGATTTTACATTGAGAAATTACAAACAAACGGAAAGTTGTGTAAAGAAACAATCGTAAAGCAGATGACGCATTCTGATTGAGCGATACCGACATCAGCCCAGTCCGACACATGACCAACATGACGATTGAGCCTACTTAACTCGTCATAATCAGTTTTCTATAAGCCAGGGCGGTGGGTGGGTGGGAGGTCAATGGCCACCGCTCCACCGTACTACCTAGCCTTCACAAACTACTCCCACACACACGCCGTAACATTAAAGTACCCTGTGGTCAGTGTCATGCCTGCAATGCTCAACGTTCTGGCCCTCCCATCAGACATCATTGTCTACCACGTGATGAACCCTCGCCAAAGGACATTGATCGATGGGCATGTCCTGTCTGTAATCTGCTGTCTACTTCTCGCTATGGATCATTTTGAACACGACATTCATCTAAACCATTGTGGAACCCGCCAAGGGAAGGTAGCCGATTAAGTTCATAACTGTCTGTTGCAACTGTGTTTactctaaacaatttaataatatttaaaattccccCTACCAATGATTAAAACATGTTCTTAGTTTTACTACAATccctaaaataatattgttaatatcgAGTATTAGAAAGGAGCTTCCACTGATAAAAATGTGCATATCTATATAGCGCCTAAAATATGGATATTCTGTAATTGAAGTGTGTTTATAAACTATACCTACTTGCAATCAGCTGACGTGGAAAATTGCACGCTCCGCCAGTTTGTATTTGAAACTTATGCCCattctttacataaaataactacacACCACCCGCCTCACATATAAAGTCATTATTGCATTTCGCTAATCATTGTAAAGTCAGGAATTTCgtatgaaattttgtaatttcattaaaaaaagggAATTTATTCCATACTTTCAGGACAGTTATAACATTTATATCCGAGTTATGTTACCTTTAGCGCGAATTCAGAGTCTACGCAATGCACGATAGTGGGATCAAAAATTTTTCCTTAGGAGTACTTCTTAAGATGTTTTGATGCGCGAACTTAGTATTATGAATGCGCGAGCGACTTTAAATAAACGTTAGAGAGAGCGGATTTCATAAGAGagatagttataaaaaaatagtggAGGCAGGAAATGAGAGAGAGCAGAGGCAGTAAATTACGAGATTAGAGAGTTCCGCAATGAGCACGAGTATTTATAGCGAGCGATATTTCTCAGATATTGAGTGAGAGTTGTTTTGAAACAGGGAGACGCAGCGCGCGCAATAGAGAAGAGACATATTTTCATATGCGCGATTAGTCGCACATATGCACACGGAAtagcaattaataaattatttatgattaatcTGTTCTGTTTCAAAAAATTACTACggttgttattatgttttatagcatTCTGAGCATAATGGGACCACGTATTGTGTGTAACCATGATAATTAAAGACTGTATTAAGATTAATAActgcaaatttttaataatatctaaagaACCTATCCAAGGTCACCGGCCTGGCAAGTCATTCCATAAAACAACTGGGGCGCCTTCTCTTCCTTTCTGAGAAAAATTTTTCCACACTCGAACCCAGAGAtacttgaagctcttttctttcTTGACTTGTCGCGCCGCCGCTAGCAGACGCCTTCTCGCCTGTGATAAAGCCTCATTTATATAAATGGGCTGATCCATGCTGAGGTTCATGTGTCTGGTGGAGAAGTTGCTCTTGACACGGCGCTTCCTCAGCAGTTCCTCTTTGTCCAGACGTCGAACGAATTTGACCACAATTCCTGGTTGCGGGACTGTTCGGGCCAGGTCTCCTTCCCAAGCGATGACAGTTGTCAATCATCGAGTCCGTGATCTCCAAGTCGAGCGCCTTCCAACTTCCTTTACGACCGCCACTAGTCTTCGTTCTTCTGTTGAGGGATGCCATGTATCTCCACAGAATTGACTCTAGAGTATTGTTCCAAGTCGTCAATACGCATCTCCAGACTGCTCACTTTCTCTCGAAGGCTTCTGTTTTCCGCAGCCAGCTCGTCAATCATCCTGAGGCACTTTTCAAGGGAAGCAGTTTGCTCTTTGACAGCTTTCGTGTTGTCTTCCAGTTTATCACTCAAAGCTTCATAtgatgtattaaacatttttttcagcttgtttttgattttcaaaaatttccgTCACCTTTTTCAATTACATCCTTTCCAGTGTAGAGTTTTTCCTTCGCGTCATTTCAGAGTCGAATTCTCATGCTCTTACCGCCTCGTCTGAGCACTAAGCCTGACACCATGTCCACAACCAAGCCATCTGACCGATTATACATTTCGATGTCCGCTTTACTCATTACCCAGGAAGACAGGAGCTAACTCGCCTGTTGATAATTCCTTCTCACAATTCACAGATCTACTGTAACTTTAGCTCTGGCTTTGAAAGTTATTGTACTTTATAAGACATACTTCAACAGCTTGCACATCATCTAATAGTCGAAATATATTCGAATTGtcagtgaaatatatatatttgcaaaaaataaaactcCGCGCAAAAATGTTTACCTTTGCGGATTATATCT
It includes:
- the LOC124371555 gene encoding uncharacterized protein LOC124371555, yielding MFNTSYEALSDKLEDNTKAVKEQTASLEKCLRMIDELAAENRSLREKVSSLEMRIDDLEQYSRVNSVEIHGDLARTVPQPGIVVKFVRRLDKEELLRKRRVKSNFSTRHMNLSMDQPIYINEALSQARRRLLAAARQVKKEKSFKYLWVRVWKNFSQKGREGAPVVLWNDLPGR